The following are encoded together in the Mesoterricola sediminis genome:
- a CDS encoding 4-hydroxy-tetrahydrodipicolinate reductase encodes MSAVRTTIGIFGQGRLGAAIAQAAAAAPDLEVVWTVDGPADPPPVDVALDASTAAAVPAHLEWALATGSGLVIGATGWELPDLAARVGDRIGVLTAPNFSLAVALMARLAKVLGRFAALDPELDPYLLDHHHRLKADAPSGTARRLAAALMEGCPRKTETTSGTAAPHQLSLAVLRAGAEFGTHTVGLDGPAETLTLTHQARSRLVFAQGALRAARWLKGRKGLHTFDACAAETLDPLFGDLS; translated from the coding sequence ATGAGCGCGGTCCGAACGACGATCGGCATCTTCGGCCAGGGGCGCCTCGGCGCCGCCATCGCCCAGGCGGCGGCCGCCGCGCCGGACCTGGAGGTGGTCTGGACCGTGGACGGCCCCGCCGACCCGCCCCCGGTGGACGTGGCCCTGGACGCCAGCACCGCCGCGGCCGTGCCCGCGCACCTGGAATGGGCCCTGGCCACGGGCAGCGGCCTCGTCATCGGCGCCACGGGCTGGGAGCTCCCGGACCTGGCGGCCCGGGTCGGGGACCGCATCGGCGTGCTCACGGCCCCCAACTTCAGCCTGGCCGTGGCCCTCATGGCCCGCCTCGCCAAGGTCCTGGGGCGCTTCGCGGCCCTGGATCCGGAGCTGGACCCCTACCTCCTCGACCATCACCACCGCCTCAAGGCCGACGCGCCCAGCGGCACCGCGCGCCGCCTCGCGGCCGCCCTCATGGAAGGCTGCCCCCGCAAGACGGAGACCACCTCGGGGACGGCCGCCCCCCACCAGCTCAGCCTCGCCGTCCTCCGCGCCGGCGCCGAGTTCGGCACCCACACCGTGGGCCTGGACGGCCCCGCGGAGACCCTCACCCTCACCCACCAGGCCCGGAGCCGCCTGGTCTTCGCCCAGGGCGCCCTCCGCGCGGCGCGCTGGCTGAAGGGGCGGAAGGGGCTCCACACCTTCGACGCCTGCGCGGCCGAAACCCTCGACCCCCTCTTCGGAGACCTGTCATGA
- the lysC gene encoding lysine-sensitive aspartokinase 3: MIVMKFGGTSVQDASAMREVAALARAAADRAPLIVLSATARTTDALFEAATRAEQGDLAGALELHAALLDRHRGIAQDLLPAGVPASLQAALDDLGRELDLLLRGVALLRELSPRSMDAIASLGERLSTRIFAAFAGAAWVDARTVLHTDAVFGCARPLPDLEARCAELLAPQLGPGRIVVTQGYIGATPQGLTTTLGRGGSDFSAALFGAALGAEDIQIWTDVEGVLTADPRIVTAAQPIAELGFAEAAELAAFGAKVLHPATIQPAVEKGIPVTVRHARRPQGRFTTITAEVRTGRPVTALAHRGPVSVLTVASARMLNQSGFLAKLFDVFARHKVSVDLISTAEVSVSLTVEGDAPLGPLVADLETFATVGIATGRAIVAVVGERLKHTAGITGLAFGALRDVNVEMISMGANEINLSIVVRQEDAKEAVKRLHGALIEGGLA, encoded by the coding sequence ATGATCGTCATGAAGTTCGGCGGCACCTCCGTCCAGGACGCTTCGGCCATGCGGGAGGTGGCCGCCCTGGCCCGCGCGGCGGCGGACCGCGCCCCCCTCATCGTCCTGTCGGCCACGGCCCGGACCACCGACGCCCTCTTCGAGGCCGCCACCCGCGCCGAGCAGGGTGACCTGGCCGGGGCCCTGGAGCTCCACGCCGCCCTGCTGGACCGGCACCGGGGCATCGCCCAGGACCTGCTGCCCGCGGGGGTCCCCGCCAGCCTCCAGGCCGCCCTGGACGACCTCGGCCGCGAACTGGACCTCCTCCTCCGGGGCGTGGCCCTCCTCCGGGAGCTCTCGCCCCGCAGCATGGACGCCATCGCCAGCCTCGGGGAGCGGCTCAGCACCCGGATCTTCGCCGCCTTCGCCGGGGCGGCCTGGGTGGACGCCAGGACCGTCCTGCACACGGACGCCGTCTTCGGCTGCGCCCGCCCCCTGCCGGACCTGGAGGCGCGCTGTGCCGAGCTCCTGGCCCCCCAGCTGGGCCCGGGCCGCATCGTCGTCACCCAGGGCTACATCGGCGCCACGCCCCAGGGCCTCACCACGACCCTCGGCCGGGGCGGCAGCGACTTCAGCGCCGCCCTCTTCGGGGCCGCCCTCGGGGCGGAGGACATCCAGATCTGGACCGACGTGGAGGGGGTGCTCACCGCCGACCCCCGCATCGTCACGGCGGCCCAGCCCATCGCCGAGCTGGGGTTCGCGGAGGCCGCGGAGCTGGCCGCCTTCGGCGCCAAGGTGCTCCACCCCGCCACCATCCAGCCGGCGGTGGAGAAGGGCATCCCGGTGACGGTGCGCCACGCCCGGCGCCCCCAGGGGCGCTTCACCACCATCACCGCCGAGGTGCGCACGGGCCGCCCCGTCACCGCCCTGGCCCACCGGGGGCCCGTCTCGGTCCTGACCGTGGCCTCGGCGCGCATGCTCAACCAGAGCGGCTTCCTCGCCAAGCTCTTCGACGTCTTCGCCCGCCACAAGGTGAGCGTGGACCTCATCTCCACCGCCGAGGTGAGCGTCTCCCTCACGGTGGAGGGGGACGCCCCGCTCGGGCCGCTCGTGGCGGACCTGGAGACCTTCGCCACCGTGGGCATCGCGACGGGCCGCGCCATCGTGGCGGTCGTGGGGGAGCGCCTCAAGCACACCGCGGGCATCACGGGCCTGGCCTTCGGGGCGCTCCGGGACGTGAACGTGGAGATGATCAGCATGGGCGCCAACGAGATCAACCTCAGCATCGTGGTCCGGCAGGAGGACGCGAAGGAGGCCGTGAAGCGCCTCCACGGCGCCCTCATCGAAGGGGGGCTGGCATGA
- the ybaK gene encoding Cys-tRNA(Pro) deacylase — protein MSKAPSTAATRLLKERKIPYAEHLYPYEDHGGTAVAARTLGVDEHAVIKTLILEDEGGKPLVVLMHGDREVSTKALARQIGCKTVQICKPEVAQKHSGYLVGGTSPLGTRKAMPVYVEASILALDRAWINGGSRGFLVGVAPADLAQVLPLVRVEAALA, from the coding sequence ATGTCCAAGGCCCCCTCCACCGCCGCCACCCGCCTTTTGAAGGAGCGCAAGATCCCCTATGCGGAGCACTTGTACCCCTACGAAGACCACGGGGGCACGGCCGTGGCGGCCCGGACCCTGGGCGTCGACGAGCACGCTGTCATCAAGACCCTGATCCTGGAGGACGAGGGGGGCAAGCCCCTGGTCGTCCTCATGCACGGCGACCGGGAGGTGAGCACGAAGGCTCTCGCCCGGCAAATCGGCTGCAAAACCGTGCAGATCTGCAAGCCGGAGGTGGCCCAGAAGCACTCGGGCTACCTGGTGGGAGGCACCAGCCCCCTGGGCACCCGGAAGGCCATGCCCGTCTACGTGGAAGCCTCGATCCTCGCCCTGGACCGGGCCTGGATCAACGGCGGGAGCCGGGGTTTCCTCGTGGGCGTCGCCCCCGCGGACCTGGCGCAGGTCCTGCCCCTCGTCCGGGTCGAAGCGGCCCTCGCGTAG
- a CDS encoding response regulator: MNRPTRILYLEDQPLDVELVKATLASDYVDCDLAWVNGRDAYLSALQDPWNYDVLLVDYSLPDIGGDEALEIARRTAPDLPFIFLSGHIGDERAVECLRRGATDYVLKTNLPRLAPVVSRALEEAREAAARKAAEASHARVAALLRAALESTSEGILVVDLAGRISAYNRKFLSMCGIPEFVMAPMQLDGVVQYLDGQFGDASALLEEVRLLKNQSDREAGGVLALPGNRTIRESSRPHKIGPETVGRVLSFQEAAPRETPQELLKGVGGGRSAFTAAALAARIVPWVLQGERVIMPDAGPGILGLEKAPEDLADLVALLHPDDVRFFQEALERSLNVGFSARMRRRDGSWVWTRWSVDRGMEGYRGSIQEIVEEAWRRDRELERRQMAGARLATQALAWRTLGPLQDALEALRELRSGKAEPAALDRATNLLETAAATLAQARDLAAQDLPAAQPLDPDLFMERFLPMARILAGPECPVSFQPAGNLPPVALDPAQMRAALGALVENAREAMGGRGPIRLATRLLFPRAHRPGSLPGPMRTRVILEVQDEGPGIPPALRERVLEPFFTTGPDAQRGGLGLTRARETALAHGGSLQLDCPPEGGTAVRILLPALA, encoded by the coding sequence ATGAACCGGCCCACCCGCATCCTGTACCTGGAGGACCAGCCCCTGGACGTGGAGCTGGTGAAGGCCACGCTGGCCTCCGATTATGTCGACTGCGACCTGGCCTGGGTGAATGGGCGGGACGCCTACCTTTCCGCCCTCCAGGACCCCTGGAACTACGACGTCCTCCTGGTGGACTACAGCCTGCCGGACATCGGCGGGGACGAGGCGCTGGAGATCGCGCGCCGCACGGCCCCCGACCTGCCCTTCATCTTCCTGTCGGGCCACATCGGCGACGAGCGGGCCGTGGAGTGCCTCCGCCGGGGCGCCACCGACTACGTGCTCAAGACCAACCTGCCGCGCCTGGCCCCCGTCGTGAGCCGGGCCCTGGAGGAGGCGCGGGAGGCCGCCGCGCGCAAGGCGGCCGAGGCCTCCCACGCGCGGGTCGCGGCCCTCCTGCGGGCGGCCCTGGAGAGCACCTCCGAGGGCATCCTCGTCGTCGACCTCGCGGGCCGGATCTCGGCCTACAACCGCAAGTTCCTGTCCATGTGCGGCATCCCCGAGTTCGTCATGGCCCCCATGCAGCTGGACGGGGTGGTGCAGTACCTGGACGGCCAGTTCGGCGACGCCAGCGCCCTGCTGGAGGAGGTCCGCCTGCTCAAGAACCAGTCGGATCGGGAGGCCGGCGGCGTCCTGGCCCTGCCCGGGAACCGCACCATCCGCGAATCCAGCCGGCCCCACAAGATCGGCCCGGAGACCGTGGGCCGCGTGCTCAGCTTCCAGGAGGCCGCGCCCCGGGAGACCCCCCAGGAGCTGCTGAAGGGCGTCGGCGGAGGCCGCTCCGCCTTCACCGCGGCGGCCCTGGCGGCCCGCATCGTGCCCTGGGTGCTGCAGGGGGAGCGGGTGATCATGCCCGACGCCGGCCCGGGCATCCTCGGCCTGGAGAAGGCGCCCGAGGACCTGGCGGACCTGGTGGCCCTCCTCCACCCCGACGACGTGCGCTTCTTCCAGGAGGCCCTGGAGCGCAGCCTCAACGTGGGGTTCAGCGCCCGCATGCGGCGCCGGGACGGGAGCTGGGTCTGGACCCGGTGGAGCGTGGATCGCGGCATGGAGGGCTACCGGGGCTCCATCCAGGAGATCGTCGAGGAGGCCTGGCGCCGGGACCGGGAGCTGGAGCGCCGCCAGATGGCCGGCGCCCGCCTCGCCACCCAGGCCCTCGCCTGGCGTACCCTCGGCCCCCTCCAGGATGCCCTGGAGGCCCTCCGGGAGCTGCGGAGCGGCAAGGCCGAACCCGCCGCCCTGGACCGGGCCACGAACCTGCTCGAGACCGCGGCCGCCACCCTCGCCCAGGCCCGGGACCTGGCCGCCCAGGACCTGCCCGCCGCCCAGCCTCTGGATCCCGATCTGTTCATGGAGCGGTTCCTGCCCATGGCCCGGATCCTGGCCGGGCCGGAGTGCCCCGTGAGCTTCCAGCCCGCCGGCAACCTGCCGCCCGTCGCCCTGGACCCGGCCCAGATGCGCGCGGCCCTGGGGGCCCTCGTGGAGAACGCCCGGGAGGCCATGGGGGGACGGGGCCCCATCCGCCTCGCCACCCGCCTCCTCTTCCCCCGGGCCCACCGGCCCGGAAGCTTGCCCGGCCCCATGCGCACCCGGGTGATCCTCGAGGTGCAGGACGAGGGCCCCGGCATTCCCCCGGCCCTCCGGGAGCGGGTCCTGGAGCCCTTCTTCACCACCGGCCCCGACGCCCAGCGCGGTGGCCTCGGCCTCACCCGGGCCCGGGAGACCGCCCTGGCCCATGGGGGCTCCCTGCAGTTGGACTGCCCCCCCGAGGGCGGTACGGCGGTGCGCATCCTCCTGCCGGCCCTGGCCTGA